The Rhodococcus sp. ABRD24 genome contains the following window.
CCGGAGTTGAGGAACGTCGGGGTCGCCGGCTGGAAGCGTCCGGCGATGATCTCGTCGACCAACTGGGTCGCGAGCGTCTCGTCACCTGCCGCGAGGGTGAGCGCGACCATGCAGACACGGTCCTCGAAGCGCTCGAGGTAACGCTTGCCGTCGAACGTCTTGAGCGTGTACGAGGTGTAGTACTTGAAAGCACCGAGGAACGTCGGGAAGCGGAACTTCTTCGCGTAGGCGCGGTCGATCAGTGACTTCACGAACGTACGGGAGTACTGGTCGAGCACCTCGGGCTCGTAGTAGTTCTCCTTGACCAGGTAGTCCAGCTTCTCGTCCAGGTTGTGGAAGAAGACGGTGTTCTGGTTGACGTGCTGGAGAAAGTACTGATTGGCCGCCTCGCGGTCCTTCTCGAACTGGATCTCTCCGTTCGGGCCGTACAGGTTCAGCATCGCGTTGAGCGCGTGGTAGTCCAGCTCGCCCGCCGATGCGTCGGGTCGTGCCGCAGCGCGCTCTACACTCCCAGCCGGGGCTGAATCTGTGATGGTCGGTGCCACTGTTCACTCTCCATGAATTGTTCGAGGCCCTCGCGCACGGCGACGACATCCTCTGGTGTTCCCATGAGTTCGAAGCGGTACAGGTACGGGACCTGACACTTCTGGGCAATCACGTTCCCGGCGAAGCAGTAGGACTCGCCGAAGTTCGTGTTGCCTGCAGCAATCACCCCGCGTATCAGCGAGCGATTGTGCTTGTTGTTCAAGAATCGGATGACTTGCTTGGGCACGTAACTGGTGTCGCGACCCATCGCCGTTGTGCCGCCACCGTAGGTGGGGACGATCAGTACGTATGGTTCGTCGACCTCGAACGTGCCTTCGCGGTCATGAAGCGGGATGCGCGCGGCGAGGACACCGAGCCGCTGGACGAATCGGTGCGTGTTCTCCGACGCGCTGGAGAAGTACACCAGCGATGCCATCGGTGTTCACCCTCTTACTCGAGCTGAGATTCGACCGGCCCCCTGACGCTTCAAGCAGCGTTAGCGGTGAGGGTCTTGATGCGATCCGGACGGAAGCCGGACCAGTGGTCGTCCCCGGCCACCACGACGGGCGCCTGGAGGTACCCGAGCGCCATGACGAAGTCACGCGCCTCGGGGTTCTCGGAGATGTCGACAATGTCGTATTCGAGACCGGCCTTGTCGAGGGCACGGTAGGTGGCATTGCACTGAACGCAGGCGGGCTTGGTGTAGACGGTGATGCTCATTGATGGTCCCTCTTTCCACGGCCTTGCGAGCTACGGATGTGTGCTCTGCGTGCCGAGGAAAGAGCCTGTTTTCCGACCCGGGATCCGGTGCGTTCCCATTGTGCCCCTCGGCTGTGTAGACACTACACCTAGTGGCCGACAGAAACGCACAACCCGAGATCTTGTGAGTGACACGGTTGATATTCGCAGGTCGGCACCCCCCGAACACCCCTCCGAATCAGGCCTTCAGAGTGCCGCAGGTCACACATTTGTCCGTGAGTTCGGTCACCTCGGCGCCGCCCCGGGCGGGGCCCGCACGCGACACGCCGAAGACACGCCGAAGACACCCCCACTGGACGTCCTCGATATCTCCCACACCACCACGGCACCACTCCCCCAGGTACCCCGCGGCGCCACTGCCGGACACTGCCCGACGCCGCCGGACGCCGCCGGACGCCGCCGGACCCGTTCCGGTCCGGGCCGACCCGGACGTCGCTACCATCACCTCGACGGACGCGCCCGATCGAATTAACTGCCTGGTAACTGAAGGGTGTTCGGTGCTACCGCCGAGGCCGCGGTATGCCAGGGTGAACAGGTGCCGTCGAACGACAATCCCTACTACTTCGCGACCGTGTCGCATGTGGTGCGCCTGACCCCGAACATGCAACGCGTCACCCTTCGCGGCGGGGACCTGACTCGCTTCACCTCGAGCGGCGACCCCGACGAGCGACTACTGGTGGCCTTCCCTCCCGAGGAGGCAGACCGCCCACCGACGCCGCAGCCCGTCGGACAGGGGTGGGAATTCCCTGGGCCCGCGCGCACGGAGCTACGCAGCTACACCGTCCGCCGCTGGGACGCGGCGACCCACGAGATGGATATCGATTTCGCCGTACACGACGGCGGCGCGGCCGTCCGGTGGGCCCTGCAGGCCAGGCCCGGCCAGGTCCTCGGGGTCACGGCGGCATCCGGGTGGTACGAGCCATCAACCGGCACCGCCTGGCAACTGCTGATCGCGGACATGACAGCGCTGCCCGCGGTGGGACGAATCGTGGAGGGCCTCGAACCCGGGGTCCGCGTCCACGTGATCGCGGAGGTGACGACGTCTGCGGACGAGCAACATCTCGCCACCGCCGGCGACGTCTCCTACACATGGCTGCACGGCACCGGCAACGGCGTCGGCCCCAGCGTTCTCGCCTCGACGGCACGCCGGTGGCTCCGCCCGGACGGCCAGGGCTATGTGTGGTTTGCGGGCGAGGCCGGGGTCTCGCGGGAGGTCCGACGCTGGGTACGCCACGATCTGGGCTGGCCCACCGGGCGCTACGACGTCATCGGCTACTGGCGCGCCGACAAGGAGGCGTGGACCGAGCGGTACGAACAGGTGCGCGAGCGGATCGAGGCAGCGCAGACCGCAGCACTCGCCGCCGGTGGCGACTTCGACTCTGTTCGCGACGCCGTCGACGCCGCAATGGACCAGGCCGGGCTGTAGGTCCGGAAGCGCCCCGCCCGAGCGAGCTGAAAGGTCCCTTCGTGCGCTGCGCGCGCATGTGAGGGACCTTTCAGCCGACGAATGGAGCGTGTCAGGCGTCGGCGAGGACCTTCGAGGCACCGGCGAGGGCCGCGACGACGCCGGCAACCTGCTGCGCGACCTCGGCATTCTCGCGCGGGTGCAGCTCGCCGAACTTTTGGATGGTGCCACCGATGGACAACTCGACCTCGAGCACGTTGCCGCCGGCGATGCGGAGGGCCCTGCGTGCGTCGTCGTGGGCCCACTTGGCAGCGTTGTGGCTCGGGGACGCGCTGATCACTGCGACCGGCTTGTCCTTGACGGCGCCGGCGCCGTAGGGGCGCGAGAGCCAGTCGATCGCGTTCTTGAGCACGGCGGGGATCGTGCCGTTGTACTCCGGGGTGACCAGAAGGATGGCGTCGGACTCGGCGGCAGCCGCACGGAACCCGTCGACACCGGCGATGGAGGCACCGGGGACGTCGACGTCCTCGTTGTAGAAGGGGAGCTTGCCGAGCCCCTCGAAGATGGTGATTTCGACGCCCTCGGGCGAGACGGCCACGGCCGTCTCGGCGAGCTTCCGGTTGACAGAGCCGGCGCGCAAGCTGCCGACGAGGACGAGAACACGGGACTGAGACATGAGATTCCTTCGGTGGTGCGAACGGCAACGCTGAATCGACAACGCTGCGAGCATGTATAGCAGCATAAGCGGACCGCGGTCCACTTATGTTCCCGTTGGGCTACGATGCAGACGTGAACAGCCCGCTGCTGCCGCTGGTGGACGCCGAGATCCCCGAGCGATGTGATGCCGCCCGCAACCGGAAGCTGCTCCTCGACGCAGCCGCTACTCTCGTTGCGGAACGGGGCGTCGATGCCGTCACGATGGAGGTCGTCGCCGCGAAGGCAGGAGTGGGCAAGGGCACGGTGTTCCGGCGCTTCGGCAGCCGTTCGGGTCTGATGAACGCGATGCTCGACCACACCGAACGCGAACTGCAGCACGCGTTCATGTTCGGCCCGCCGCCGCTCGGCCCGGACGCCGATCCCATCGTCCGCCTCGTTGCTTTCGGCCGCGCCCGGCTCGACATGGTGGCAGTCCAGGGCGACATCCTCCGGGCAGCCGAGAACTCCCCCGAGTTCCGGTTCTCCGGTCCAGCACGGGCGGTCAGCCTTCGACACATCGTGACCCTCCTGACGGACGCCCAGGTCGACGGCGACGTCGAACTACTCGGAACCGCGCTGCTCGCCCCACTCGACGCGGCCCTGGTCCTGTACCAGTGCCGCACGCTCGGGATGCCGATCGAGCGGATCGCCGACGGCTGGCAGGACCTGGCCCTGAGGATCGCGCGGATCGACGCCCTCCCGGATTAGGGTGTGCGCATGCGCACACGCCTGGTAGCTCTCGTCCTCCTGTCCGCCGCCGCGCTCTCCGCGTGCGGCAACAGTTCCGACGACGGCTCGACCACCACGGTGTCGACGGAAACCAGTGCCGAGGTGGCGCCGGCATCGCCCGCCGACGCCCTGTGGGGCCGGACGTTCTTCTCCACGGACGTCTCAGGCACTCCCATTCCCGGCGGCGGCCCACTCGAGGTCGCCTTCCCCCAGCCCGGGCAGATCGCAATGAGCGCGGGCTGCAACCGCGGGGTGGGCAGCGTCGAGCTCGCCGGCGGCATCGTGAACACCGGCCCGATCGCGACGACGATGATGGCCTGTCCCGGCGACATCGCGGGTGCCGACAAGTGGATGACCGACTTCTTCGCAGCCAGACCGACCTGGAAGCTGGACGCCGAAACACTCACCCTCGTTTCGCCCGAAACGACGGTCTCGCTGACTGCCAAGACGGTGACGAGTCCCGATCGGCCCGTCATCGGGACGACGTGGGTGGTCGACACCCTGATCAGCCCCGACGCGGTCAGCACGTCGACCGCGCTCGAGACGTCGGCGCCGACGCTCACCATCGCCGAGAACGGCCGGGCGACAGGCACCACCGGCTGCAACCGCTTCAACGGTCCGGCGCAGCTGGGCAACGGCACCATCACGTTCGGACCGCTGGTGACCACCCACCTGACCTGCCCCACCGATGTCACCGAGGTTGAGCGTGCGGTCCTCGCGGTGCTCGACGGTGAGGTCACCTACGCGATCGACGCCGACACCATGAAGCTGATGCGGCCGGACGGTCTCGGCCTGGGTCTGCGAGGAGAGTAGGCGAACACCACCCGCCCTCAGCGGAGGTCGCGCAGCCAGGCGCCGAGAACGCGGGCACTGGCGTCCACCTGTGACGGCCAGTCCAGTGCAGAGTCGTCGGCCTGATCGCTGACATGCTTGGCCAGACGGCAGCGGGCTCCTAGTTCCGCGCACGCGAACGCCACCGCGAAGCCCTCCATGTCCACCAGGTCGGCACGGGTGGCGAGGGCATCCCGCACCTCGGCGTCGGAGATGAACGAATCGCCGGTGGCGAGCACGGAACCGTCGCCGTCGTCGAGTTCGATCACATCGCGCACCGGGTATCCGAGTGAGCGCAGCACCGTGCTGCTGATGTCGTGGTTGACCACTGCCGAGGGCAGGTAGAGCCCGGTGTGATGGGTGTGCAAGGCGCCGGCGGTGCCGATGTTGACCACGAGCGGTAGCCGATCGGCCGGATACGACGCGAGCGCGCGGGTCACCGCGACTGCGGCCGCGACCTTGCCGATCCCGGTGACGACGACGTCGACACCATCGGGCACGTGCGCCGCCTCGGACTCGGTGGCGCTGACTACAAGGATGCCGGTCCGACTCATGCACGCCTCCAGAACTCGTCCTGTGTCCCGGCGCCTGTCGGCGCCCGGATCACATCCTGCCGTGTCCACTCGCGCGAATGCGGAGCCGACCCGTGCTCGCTACAGTTCTCGCCATGGCGAATCTACGTGCGCGGATCATCGAGGACCTGGGT
Protein-coding sequences here:
- the nrdH gene encoding glutaredoxin-like protein NrdH, with protein sequence MSITVYTKPACVQCNATYRALDKAGLEYDIVDISENPEARDFVMALGYLQAPVVVAGDDHWSGFRPDRIKTLTANAA
- a CDS encoding NAD(P)H-dependent oxidoreductase, with amino-acid sequence MSQSRVLVLVGSLRAGSVNRKLAETAVAVSPEGVEITIFEGLGKLPFYNEDVDVPGASIAGVDGFRAAAAESDAILLVTPEYNGTIPAVLKNAIDWLSRPYGAGAVKDKPVAVISASPSHNAAKWAHDDARRALRIAGGNVLEVELSIGGTIQKFGELHPRENAEVAQQVAGVVAALAGASKVLADA
- a CDS encoding TetR/AcrR family transcriptional regulator, whose product is MNSPLLPLVDAEIPERCDAARNRKLLLDAAATLVAERGVDAVTMEVVAAKAGVGKGTVFRRFGSRSGLMNAMLDHTERELQHAFMFGPPPLGPDADPIVRLVAFGRARLDMVAVQGDILRAAENSPEFRFSGPARAVSLRHIVTLLTDAQVDGDVELLGTALLAPLDAALVLYQCRTLGMPIERIADGWQDLALRIARIDALPD
- a CDS encoding nucleosidase codes for the protein MSRTGILVVSATESEAAHVPDGVDVVVTGIGKVAAAVAVTRALASYPADRLPLVVNIGTAGALHTHHTGLYLPSAVVNHDISSTVLRSLGYPVRDVIELDDGDGSVLATGDSFISDAEVRDALATRADLVDMEGFAVAFACAELGARCRLAKHVSDQADDSALDWPSQVDASARVLGAWLRDLR
- the nrdI gene encoding class Ib ribonucleoside-diphosphate reductase assembly flavoprotein NrdI; this encodes MASLVYFSSASENTHRFVQRLGVLAARIPLHDREGTFEVDEPYVLIVPTYGGGTTAMGRDTSYVPKQVIRFLNNKHNRSLIRGVIAAGNTNFGESYCFAGNVIAQKCQVPYLYRFELMGTPEDVVAVREGLEQFMESEQWHRPSQIQPRLGV
- a CDS encoding META domain-containing protein; this translates as MRTRLVALVLLSAAALSACGNSSDDGSTTTVSTETSAEVAPASPADALWGRTFFSTDVSGTPIPGGGPLEVAFPQPGQIAMSAGCNRGVGSVELAGGIVNTGPIATTMMACPGDIAGADKWMTDFFAARPTWKLDAETLTLVSPETTVSLTAKTVTSPDRPVIGTTWVVDTLISPDAVSTSTALETSAPTLTIAENGRATGTTGCNRFNGPAQLGNGTITFGPLVTTHLTCPTDVTEVERAVLAVLDGEVTYAIDADTMKLMRPDGLGLGLRGE
- a CDS encoding siderophore-interacting protein, with product MFGATAEAAVCQGEQVPSNDNPYYFATVSHVVRLTPNMQRVTLRGGDLTRFTSSGDPDERLLVAFPPEEADRPPTPQPVGQGWEFPGPARTELRSYTVRRWDAATHEMDIDFAVHDGGAAVRWALQARPGQVLGVTAASGWYEPSTGTAWQLLIADMTALPAVGRIVEGLEPGVRVHVIAEVTTSADEQHLATAGDVSYTWLHGTGNGVGPSVLASTARRWLRPDGQGYVWFAGEAGVSREVRRWVRHDLGWPTGRYDVIGYWRADKEAWTERYEQVRERIEAAQTAALAAGGDFDSVRDAVDAAMDQAGL